A single genomic interval of Cervus elaphus chromosome 19, mCerEla1.1, whole genome shotgun sequence harbors:
- the KNG1 gene encoding kininogen-1 isoform X2 — translation MKLITILFLCSRLLPSLAQESSQEIDCNDQDVFTAVDTALKKHNSGNKADNQFVLYRVTKVTRTDNPDIFYSLKYQIKEGDCPFQSNKTWQDCDYKDSTQAATGECTATVAKRGNMKFSVATQTCLITPAEGPVVTAQYDCLGCVHPISTRSPDLEPVLRHAIQHFNKNTSHSHLFDLKEVKRAQRQVVAGWNYEITYSIAQTNCSKEKFPFLTPDCKSLSHGDIGECTDKAHVDPQLRIASFLQKCDLYPGEDFVQPPIRLCAGCPQPIPVDSPELEEPLNHSIAKLNAENNGTFYFKIDTVKKATVQVVAGTKYSIVFIARETTCSKGSNKELTKSCEINRHGLILNCDADVYVVPWEEKIYPTVNCQSLGQTSLMKRPPGFSPFRSVQVMKTEEKTTRHVRFCEYKGQPQEAGAEPAPQGEVNLPAESPQLAQ, via the exons ATGAAATTGATCACCATCCTTTTCCTTTGCTCCAGGCTGCTACCAAGTTTAGCCCAAGAGTCCTCTCAAGAAATCGACTGCAATGACCAAGATGTATTTACAGCTGTGGACACTGCTCTGAAGAAACATAACAGTGGAAACAAAGCTGACAACCAGTTTGTATTGTACCGCGTAACCAAGGTCACCAGAACG GATAATCCTGACATATTTTATTCCCTGAAGTACCAAATCAAGGAGGGCGACTGTCCTTTTCAAAGTAACAAAACTTGGCAGGACTGTGACTACAAGGACTCTACACAAGCT gcCACAGGAGAGTGCACAGCGACGGTGGCCAAGAGAGGGAATATGAAGTTCTCCGTGGCTACCCAGACCTGCCTGATCACTCCAG CTGAGGGCCCCGTGGTGACAGCGCAGTATGACTGCCTTGGCTGCGTGCACCCCATATCTACCAGGAGCCCCGACTTGGAGCCTGTTCTGAGACATGCCATCCAACATTTTAACAAAAACACCAGTCATTCCCACCTCTTTGATCTGAAAGAAGTAAAAAGAGCCCAAAGACAG GTGGTGGCTGGATGGAACTATGAAATTACTTACTCAATTGCACAAACTAATTGTTCCAAGGAGAAATTTCCATTCTTAACTCCAGACTGCAAGTCCCTTTCACATGGT gatatTGGTGAATGTACAGATAAAGCACATGTGGATCCCCAGCTAAGAATTGCTTCCTTCTTGCAGAAATGTGACCTTTATCCAG GGGAGGATTTTGTACAACCACCCATCAGGCTTTGTGCTGGCTGCCCCCAACCTATACCTGTTGACAGCCCAGAACTGGAGGAGCCTCTGAACCATTCCATCGCAAAGCTTAATGCAGAGAATAATGGAACCTTCTATTTCAAGATTGACACTGTGAAAAAAGCAACAGTACAG GTGGTAGCTGGAACAAAGTATTCTATTGTGTTCATAGCAAGGGAAACCACATGTTCTAAGGGAAGTAATAAAGAGCTGACCAAGAGTTGTGAGATCAATAGACATGGT CTAATTCTAAACTGTGATGCTGATGTTTATGTGGTGCCTTGGGAGGAAAAAATTTACCCTACTGTCAACTGTCAGTCACTTGGACAG ACCTCACTCATGAAAAGGCCTCCGGGTTTTTCACCTTTCCGATCGGTACAAGTgatgaaaactgaagaaaaaacaaCT